In the genome of Aspergillus flavus chromosome 8, complete sequence, one region contains:
- a CDS encoding carbon-nitrogen hydrolase produces the protein MGKILLLSMGFLNIWSLQAASKGASLIILPECFNSPYSATKFREYAEPLSASPDPAKIPVHSSSVAVILSPKGELIAFHRKMHLFDMDVPGGMSFHESDTLSSGKKTTTVDLEGYGQIGLGVCYDTRFAELSTIAARQGAFALVYPSAFNTTTGPLHWELLGRARAVDNQGYGMVTDPMGQVVAGTNQSEDIAYALLDPETIKRSRMAIPITFQRRHDVYPDIGKLVQT, from the exons ATGGGGAAGATTCTATTGCTAAGCATGGGGTTCTTGAACATTTGGA GTTTGCAAGCAGCGTCCAAAGGTGCTTCACTGATTATCCTTCCAGAATGCTTCAACTCTCCATATTCCGCCACGAAGTTTCGTGAATATGCCGAGCCATTATCGGCATCACCCGACCCGGCGAAA ATACCGGTGCATTCATCATCGGTGGCAGT TATACTCTCTCCCAAAGGAGAACTGATTGCATTCCATCGTAAGATGCACCTGTTCGACATGGACGTCCCTGGCGGCATGTCATTCCATGAATCAGATACTCTGTCCTCTGGGAAGAAGACAACGACCGTGGACCTGGAGGGATATGGGCAGATCGGCCTCGGAGTTTGTTATGATACGCGATTTGCCGAACTAAGTACTATCGCAGCCCGACAGGGAGCATTCGCGCTAGTTTACCCATCAGCGTTCAACACCACTACCGGGCCTCTACATTGGGAGCTCCTAGGTCGTGCTCGTGCGGTGGATAACCAA GGATATGGCATGGTTACTGATCCGATGGGTCAAGTTGTTGCTGGTACCAACCAAAGCGAGGACATTGCTTATGCGCTGTTGGACCCGGAAACCATCAAGCGAAGTCGTATGGCAATTCCCATAACTTTTCAGAGAAGGCATGACGTGTATCCGGACATCGGGAAACTTGT
- a CDS encoding uncharacterized protein (expressed protein) — MPSAPHAMRLRPRQARSKDGCYTCRRRHKKCDEERPACLACRRNKLTCSWPTQAYPSHLEAGHNEPEKTRLDSFFGHRNKEIIIKGTSASLLNFYSPSSAGISEGLSYYLRYTAKSLEDLTCPLLRPIWKGQILEDSKEFTFVASSLDSITSLHRARLQPSESLRHIKEAFSCRAASINEFRSTVTEITPRNASAVLDFAALQFVLCLDFPRSTTNFGPGRIISAMSALISALRGFWNLQPSTVPLVKDPYIRSWSKIPQPEMNDTTHNPNLLARLECLYEFINSGQPSSERTTCCIALAQLHAFFAKMSLRERDWNLLRTWPGIMPGEFVSLIDKRNPLALVITTYWCVPIFRGSRHWLFAGWDGGFPSAAATFMTGDADLALFLSDATKYGMAGDSLRSDVTYETRLCHKNILIPYYGKNPLVDNYISKSPCPES, encoded by the coding sequence ATGCCGAGTGCTCCACATGCGATGCGTTTGCGCCCGCGACAGGCACGATCGAAGGATGGATGCTACACGTGTCGGCGCCGGCATAAAAAGTGTGACGAGGAGAGGCCTGCTTGCCTGGCTTGCCGAAGAAATAAATTGACTTGCTCCTGGCCTACTCAAGCATACCCGAGTCATCTGGAGGCGGGGCATAACGAACCAGAGAAAACCAGacttgattctttctttggccATCGAAATAAAGAGATTATAATCAAAGGAACGTCCGCATCGCTTCTCAACTTCTATTCTCCATCCTCAGCTGGAATATCAGAGGGTCTCTCCTATTACTTGAGATATACTGCAAAGAGCCTCGAGGATTTGACTTGTCCACTACTTAGGCCAATCTGGAAAGGGCAGATCCTTGAAGATTCAAAGGAGTTTACCTTCGTTGCCAGTTCCTTGGACTCTATCACCTCACTCCATCGCGCCAGATTACAACCTTCCGAATCTTTGCGCCATATCAAAGAGGCATTCTCTTGCCGGGCAGCATCAATCAATGAATTTCGATCCACCGTTACCGAAATTACGCCACGCAATGCGTCGGCTGTTCTAGATTTTGCTGCACTTCAATTTGTCCTGTGCCTGGACTTCCCACGATCGACCACAAATTTTGGGCCTGGCAGAATAATTAGTGCCATGTCTGCACTTATCTCTGCCCTACGCGGGTTTTGGAACCTCCAGCCATCAACAGTTCCCCTTGTCAAGGATCCATACATCCGTTCCTGGTCAAAAATTCCCCAGCCCGAAATGAATGACACTACTCATAACCCCAACCTGCTTGCAAGGCTTGAATGTCTGTACGAGTTCATAAACTCGGGCCAGCCTTCGTCGGAAAGGACCACATGCTGTATTGCTCTGGCCCAGCTCCACGCATTTTTCGCTAAAATGTCCCTCCGTGAACGCGATTGGAATCTGTTACGTACGTGGCCAGGAATTATGCCGGGGGAATTCGTCAGCCTGATAGACAAACGGAACCCTCTTGCTCTAGTAATAACAACGTATTGGTGCGTTCCAATTTTTCGGGGCTCAAGGCACTGGTTGTTCGCTGGCTGGGATGGTGGGTTTCCTTCGGCAGCTGCTACGTTCATGACCGGGGATGCTGATCTAGCTTTGTTTCTGTCGGACGCAACGAAGTATGGGATGGCCGGGGATAGTCTGCGTTCAGATGTGACATATGAGACACGCTTGTGTCACAAGAATATATTGATACCTTATTATGGCAAAAACCCACTGGTCGACAATTACATTAGCAAGTCACCATGCCCAGAAAGCTGA
- a CDS encoding serine racemase, which yields MADLDTCLPLTVDPFHTADRSISLYIHHTPVLTSKTLDRIASTPQERSALEGTLFEDQEPAKPVFRLYFKCEKFQKIGALKARGAFHAVLRLFSGLGLEEVRKRGVTTHSSGMKLNAHQNGDCYLLLSKGNHAQALALAAATLNIPAHIVMPSISTSSKIAGTKAYNVRVLFSGSTEPERVAVTCAILVPPYDHPDIILGQGTAALELEKQVAALMKDVDTEVDIKKDHPLNVVITPLGGGEPSFQGGDDGRHGLAAGSRIPAVSTLTIADGLRTPVGEINWTVIPDQKKVRGVFAVTEDQIKDAMKLVLERMKLLIEPSAAVPLAVVLFDEQFRTIAEKEGGEKGWDVGVIFSGGNTTVEAIWNLHGALCNKLFLAYAKLLGIYSHSSLSYAGTKPQEAMQHLIKEIEDCKEGLQRHLQFFPLKDLVISVGATTQALSSQFLLQDGYPDPKLNTLRNLLANPFGNDLDAKVKMEVLAGVYPLLNMQQFSTNASIEMGRPGDDIAILVLAEVCSVCNDGERPRPEALLVAGTLALGRPVSFTRLIVERISQEHSIVSCEEKQADSSGIPRPRTVLFISDIFEDDTYPQHQCFRNLKAVLESAGSSLEKTVEVKVFLSDMEDFEKMNEVYLQWFGDIKPART from the exons ATGGCCGACTTAGACACTTGTCTCCCGCTCACAGTAGATCCATTTCATACTGCAGACCGTTCGATCAGTCTATACATTCACCATACCCCGGTACTGACGTCGAAAACCCTTGATCGCATCGCCTCAACGCCTCAAGAAAGATCCGCCCTCGAGGGCACACTTTTCGAAGACCAGGAGCCGGCCAAGCCAGTCTTCCGGCTCTATTTCAAATGCGAGAAATTCCAGAAGATAGGGGCACTTAAAGCTCGGGGTGCGTTCCATGCCGTGTTGAGGTTATTTTCTGGGTTGGGTCTAGAGGAGGTGCGCAAGCGTGGTGTAACCACCCATAGTTCTGGTATGAAGCTCAATGCCCATCAGAATGGGGATTGTTACTTACTTCTGTCAAAAGGGAACCATGCTCAAGCACTTGCACTTGCGGCGGCTACCTTGAATATTCCCGCCCACATCGTCATGCCTTCGATCTCGACATCATCTAAAATCGCTGGCACGAAGGCTTACAACGTCCGCGTTCTTTTCAGTGGCTCTACGGAGCCTGAACGCGTAGCTGTA ACTTGTGCTATCCTCGTGCCACCGTACGACCACCCAGATATTATCCTGGGTCAAGGTACCGCAGCGCTTGAACTCGAAAAGCAAGTAGCGGCCCTGATGAAAGATGTCGATACTGAGGTGGATATCAAGAAAGATCATCCATTAAATGTAGTTATCACACCGTTGGGGGGCGGTG AACCTTCGTTTCAGGGCGGCGATGATGGTCGACACGGTCTCGCTGCTGGGTCCCGCATTCCCGCTGTCAGTACTCTCACAATTGCGGACGGTTTGCGAACACCAGTTGGGGAGATTAACTGGACCGTCATCCCCGATCAGAAAAAGGTGAGAGGGGTCTTCGCCGTGACAGAAGATCAAATTAAAGATGCTATGAAGCTCGTCCTGGAAAGAATGAAGCTTCTCATTGAGCCGAGTGCTGCTGTGCCCTTGGCAGTTGTGCTGTTCGACGAGCAATTCCGAACCATTGccgagaaagagggaggagagaagggcTGGGATGTTGGTGTGATTTTCTCAGGGGGGAATACTACAGTGGAGGCAATCTGGAATTTGCATG GTGCATTGTGCAATAAATTATTTCTAGCATATGCAAAGCTGCTAGGCATCTATTCTCACAGCAGTCTCAGCTATGCGGGTACCAAACCTCAGGAAGCGATGCAACATCTGATCAAAGAGATCGAGGACTGCAAAGAAGGTCTGCAACGTCATCTCCAGTTCTTCCCCTTAAAGGACCTTGTAATTAGTGTAGGAGCAACAACACAAGCACTATCGTCGCAGTTTCTGCTGCAGGATGGTTATCCAGATCCCAAGCTGAACACTTTGAGGAACCTGCTTGCGAACCCCTTCGGAAATGATTTAGATGCAAAagtgaagatggaagtcCTTGCTGGAGTATACCCGCTGCTCAATATGCAACAATTTTCAACAAATGCCAGCATAGAGATGGGACGCCCTGGGGACGATATTGCTATCTTAGTGCTTGCAGAAGTGTGTAGTGTCTGCAACGATGGCGAAAGGCCTCGCCCAGAAGCGCTTCTCGTGGCCGGAACCTTGGCGCTTGGGAGACCAGTCTCATTCACACGTCTGATTGTGGAGCGTATCAGCCAGGAGCACTCCATCGTGTCTTGTGAGGAGAAACAGGCCGATTCATCAGGTATTCCCCGGCCCAGGACCGTGCT CTTTATTTCCGATATATTTGAAGATGACACATACCCGCAGCATCAATGCTTTAGAAACTTGAAGGCCGTGCTGGAATCCGCCGGGTCCAGCCTGGAGAAGACGGTCGAAGTAAAGGTTTTCCTGTCAGATATGGAGGACTTTGAGAAGATGAATGAGGTTTACTTGCAATGGTTTGGTGACATCAAGCCCGCTAGAACGTAA